A part of uncultured Acidilobus sp. JCHS genomic DNA contains:
- a CDS encoding Transcription initiation factor TFIIIB, Brf1 subunit/Transcription initiation factor TFIIB: protein MIEDDGRLVCPVCAYVMEDSLISDGPEWRFFSGSGVKGLERASLTNDPLMHDYGVGVHRFVMNRGRSVLNRIRPIRTRFSGPHPIMKGENAAVELFVRANEVASHFELPQSAQNLLGTILHRYTEKVKRFSGREKTQVLAAALEKVVEVLNLGISKGEIKAYFEIDDNDLWEGMRKLNETGALDVLKYVEADKYRNSTDRVLERTLTYTLRILSALNLPQSLSTQALDFVRKSLGVAGKTPYGKKPEALAAAAVYLVARLNGYEVSQTDVANVVNLKESTVRKLYRFLMDGMVVVVDV, encoded by the coding sequence ATGATCGAGGACGATGGCAGGCTGGTCTGTCCCGTCTGCGCTTACGTAATGGAGGACTCGCTAATATCAGATGGCCCTGAGTGGAGGTTCTTCTCAGGAAGCGGCGTGAAGGGGCTTGAGAGGGCGAGCCTGACCAATGACCCCCTAATGCATGACTACGGGGTTGGCGTCCACAGGTTCGTGATGAACAGGGGCAGGTCCGTGCTTAACAGGATCAGGCCAATTAGGACGAGGTTCTCAGGGCCTCACCCGATAATGAAGGGCGAGAACGCGGCCGTCGAGCTGTTCGTCAGGGCAAACGAGGTCGCCAGCCACTTTGAGCTGCCTCAGAGCGCCCAGAACCTGCTCGGGACCATCCTGCACAGGTACACTGAAAAGGTCAAGAGGTTCAGCGGGCGCGAGAAGACCCAGGTTCTGGCGGCAGCTCTGGAGAAGGTCGTGGAGGTCCTGAACCTGGGCATATCTAAGGGTGAGATAAAGGCGTACTTTGAGATCGACGATAATGACCTCTGGGAAGGGATGAGGAAGCTTAACGAGACAGGGGCGCTCGACGTACTGAAGTACGTTGAGGCCGACAAGTACCGCAACTCCACTGACAGGGTCCTGGAGAGAACCTTAACCTACACGCTCAGGATACTCTCAGCCCTCAACCTGCCTCAGAGCCTTAGCACGCAAGCCCTTGACTTCGTCAGGAAGTCGCTTGGCGTGGCTGGGAAGACACCGTACGGCAAGAAGCCTGAGGCGCTAGCGGCGGCCGCCGTCTACCTGGTGGCGAGGCTCAACGGCTATGAGGTCAGCCAGACTGACGTGGCCAACGTCGTCAACCTGAAGGAGTCAACGGTCAGGAAGCTCTACAGGTTTCTCATGGACGGAATGGTCGTAGTTGTTGACGTTTAG
- a CDS encoding Gar1/Naf1 RNA binding region has protein sequence MGTIAPRVRLVRLGPIRSTPRSLLVLRVGDLDPRGFRRGLVVLTGDGRRVGTTYDVIGGVRSPYVVVRLDPGVEVRGDEELYVALRPSPPSRGRRRR, from the coding sequence GTGGGCACGATAGCCCCTAGGGTTAGGCTTGTGAGGCTTGGACCCATTAGGTCGACGCCAAGGAGTCTGCTCGTGCTTAGAGTAGGAGACCTTGACCCTAGGGGCTTCAGGAGGGGGCTTGTGGTCCTCACGGGCGACGGAAGGAGGGTCGGGACGACCTATGACGTGATTGGGGGCGTCAGGTCACCATATGTTGTGGTTAGGCTTGACCCAGGCGTTGAGGTCCGTGGGGACGAAGAGCTGTACGTGGCCCTTAGGCCCAGCCCGCCCAGCCGAGGTAGACGCAGGAGGTGA
- a CDS encoding putative membrane protein: MNKERLAGYLTTIGVVQFLLLLIVAEAIYPGYSVSHNYISDLGNPSYEPTTPHAAIFNSSVGLLGVLLMVAGALFLTLRPRLDKVLGAMVFLAGLGALGVGLFPEGSPYHLHTVFSLITFLFASLSSYPASVRRRGGSPLWGILGTIGLIALVLFVMGYYAGLGWGGMERLIVYPNLAWALGFGASLATAEAGRASP; this comes from the coding sequence GTGAATAAGGAGCGTCTGGCGGGCTACCTGACTACCATAGGTGTGGTTCAGTTCCTCCTGTTGCTTATAGTCGCCGAGGCGATATACCCAGGCTACAGCGTCTCCCATAACTACATAAGCGACCTGGGTAACCCTAGCTACGAGCCTACGACGCCTCACGCCGCTATCTTCAACAGCTCGGTCGGCCTCCTTGGCGTGCTACTGATGGTAGCTGGGGCCCTCTTCCTGACGCTGAGGCCGAGGCTTGACAAGGTCCTCGGCGCCATGGTCTTCCTAGCGGGCCTCGGAGCCCTTGGCGTCGGCCTCTTCCCTGAGGGCTCGCCGTACCACCTGCACACCGTATTCTCCCTCATAACGTTCCTCTTCGCCTCGCTCTCGTCCTACCCGGCCTCGGTGAGGAGGAGGGGAGGCAGTCCGCTCTGGGGGATCCTCGGGACCATAGGCCTCATAGCCCTGGTCCTCTTTGTGATGGGCTACTACGCGGGCCTCGGCTGGGGAGGCATGGAGAGACTCATAGTCTACCCTAACCTCGCGTGGGCCCTCGGGTTCGGGGCCTCGCTGGCGACGGCCGAGGCTGGCCGCGCTAGCCCTTAA
- a CDS encoding Zn-dependent hydrolase, including glyoxylase has product MSQVVSGVYRVLIPETYGNAYVVVRGGRAVIVDTGIPGKAQAILNSLQSAGLSPSSVDAIVLTHFHLDHSGSAKELRAATGAKVYVHEADAPYLQGLQPPPFPKEAPREALEAYRFFKPVRPDFLLKDGDEVAGLRVIHIPGHTPGSIALYDGALLFSGDTLNVREGRVQGPPPQYTADVRQAIASVRKLLSLKFDVLLPGHGDPVVGRASEKALQDLADLLKG; this is encoded by the coding sequence TTGTCCCAGGTTGTCAGCGGGGTCTACAGGGTCCTGATACCTGAGACCTATGGCAACGCCTACGTTGTCGTGAGGGGAGGAAGGGCTGTAATAGTTGACACCGGGATACCTGGCAAGGCCCAGGCCATCCTTAACTCCCTTCAAAGCGCAGGGCTCTCACCTTCATCGGTTGACGCTATAGTCCTAACGCACTTCCACTTGGACCACTCTGGGAGCGCCAAGGAGCTGAGGGCCGCCACTGGGGCTAAGGTATACGTTCACGAGGCCGACGCGCCTTACCTCCAGGGCCTCCAGCCCCCGCCCTTCCCAAAGGAGGCGCCGAGGGAGGCGTTAGAGGCCTATAGGTTCTTCAAGCCCGTGAGGCCTGACTTCCTCCTGAAGGACGGGGACGAGGTAGCGGGCCTCAGGGTCATCCATATACCGGGCCACACACCGGGCTCTATAGCACTCTACGACGGGGCCCTGCTCTTCTCGGGTGACACGCTTAACGTCCGCGAGGGGAGGGTTCAGGGCCCGCCGCCCCAGTACACAGCCGACGTGAGGCAGGCCATAGCGTCGGTGAGGAAGCTTCTCTCGCTTAAGTTTGACGTCCTTTTGCCAGGCCACGGGGACCCAGTAGTTGGGAGGGCCAGCGAAAAAGCCCTTCAGGACCTGGCTGACCTACTTAAGGGCTAG
- a CDS encoding Imidazolonepropionase, amidohydrolase-like, giving the protein MSAGRPLVLYDGLIFDGTGRQPFRGTVVVKGSEISDVGTRGEVSVPAEAEVIDLRGKFLMPGLIDAHLHLTGSRSGRIEEDLLTPIGVFFARAVRDLEALARSGFTTVVDAGSIVGLHLRDAVKEGTIVGPRVVAAGPVLSQTFGHGDVHYLPVEWVDYRTTRKITPFASLICDGPDECRKAARYAMREGADFIKVMASGGVLSQRDRPEYRQFTLEELGAIVDEARAAGRWVHAHAEGKAGIINAARAGVKVIAHCDLMDEEAAQEVIRAGALCVPTFAIDYRLLQEGQRLGVPEWGLRKIAELSDIHLENIKRAYRMGVKMATGTDFSGGVGRHGENAEEIEIFVEKVGMAPVEALIAATRNAATAAGLEGRAGVIDKGYLADLIVVDGNPLDDIKVLRDQSKMVLVLREGTVLKDLLGVKSG; this is encoded by the coding sequence TTGTCCGCGGGAAGGCCTCTGGTCCTCTACGACGGGCTCATATTTGACGGAACTGGGAGGCAGCCCTTCAGGGGCACGGTTGTGGTCAAGGGGAGCGAGATAAGCGACGTTGGCACAAGGGGCGAGGTCAGCGTCCCAGCGGAGGCCGAGGTCATAGACCTAAGGGGCAAGTTCCTCATGCCTGGCCTCATAGACGCTCACCTTCACCTGACGGGGTCAAGGAGCGGCAGGATAGAGGAGGACCTCTTGACGCCCATAGGGGTGTTCTTCGCCAGGGCCGTCAGGGACCTGGAGGCCCTGGCCAGGAGCGGCTTCACGACTGTTGTTGACGCGGGCAGCATAGTAGGGCTTCACCTGAGGGACGCGGTCAAGGAGGGGACTATAGTCGGCCCGAGGGTTGTGGCGGCAGGCCCTGTCCTCAGCCAGACCTTCGGGCACGGGGACGTCCACTACCTCCCCGTCGAGTGGGTTGACTACAGGACCACGAGGAAGATCACGCCGTTTGCGTCCCTGATATGCGACGGCCCTGACGAGTGCAGGAAGGCCGCCAGGTACGCCATGAGGGAGGGGGCCGACTTCATAAAGGTCATGGCGTCAGGGGGCGTGCTGAGCCAGAGGGACAGGCCAGAGTACAGGCAGTTCACCCTCGAGGAGCTTGGCGCCATAGTTGACGAGGCCAGGGCGGCGGGCAGGTGGGTTCACGCCCACGCTGAGGGCAAGGCGGGCATAATCAACGCGGCCAGGGCTGGGGTTAAGGTCATAGCCCACTGCGACCTGATGGATGAGGAGGCGGCCCAGGAGGTGATCAGGGCAGGCGCCCTCTGCGTCCCCACGTTCGCCATTGACTACAGGCTTCTCCAGGAGGGCCAGAGGCTGGGGGTCCCGGAGTGGGGCTTGAGGAAGATAGCTGAGCTGTCGGACATACACCTTGAGAACATCAAGAGGGCCTACAGGATGGGCGTTAAGATGGCCACCGGGACCGACTTCTCGGGCGGCGTCGGCAGGCATGGCGAGAACGCTGAGGAGATAGAGATATTCGTTGAGAAAGTCGGCATGGCGCCTGTGGAGGCCCTGATAGCGGCGACCAGGAACGCGGCCACAGCGGCTGGCCTGGAGGGCAGGGCGGGCGTGATAGACAAGGGCTACCTGGCGGACCTAATAGTGGTTGACGGGAACCCGCTAGATGACATCAAGGTCCTGAGGGACCAGTCAAAGATGGTCCTCGTCCTGAGGGAAGGCACGGTACTGAAGGACCTGTTGGGCGTCAAGAGCGGTTAG